In Marinobacter salinisoli, the DNA window GGAAGTTTGTGCAGGAGTATCAATTACGCCGCTTTACGTCGCCGAGCCAGCAATCCCAAACAGCCAATGCCTAGAAGCGACAGGGTTCCGGGCTCCAAAACCGCGAAAGGGTCAGAGAAGTTTGTCCAAGTACCTGCAACCCGGGTGTCATTCAGGCTGAATGTGTTCCATTCGGTTCCAAGCGTATCAAATTCATCGCCCACCGCGGGCTTGTTGTGGACCAAAAATTCGAACCCGACCAACATGCCATTTAAAAACTGCAGTTCCGGGAAGCCAAAGCCAGAAAAAAAATCAATATCATCGGATTCCACAAACGTCGTTGTGCCGATATTCATGGTCAGGCTGCCGCCAAAACCGTTGG includes these proteins:
- a CDS encoding PEP-CTERM sorting domain-containing protein (PEP-CTERM proteins occur, often in large numbers, in the proteomes of bacteria that also encode an exosortase, a predicted intramembrane cysteine proteinase. The presence of a PEP-CTERM domain at a protein's C-terminus predicts cleavage within the sorting domain, followed by covalent anchoring to some some component of the (usually Gram-negative) cell surface. Many PEP-CTERM proteins exhibit an unusual sequence composition that includes large numbers of potential glycosylation sites. Expression of one such protein has been shown restore the ability of a bacterium to form floc, a type of biofilm.), which translates into the protein MMNNTKRFGTILPAIAGLLLACSGTATAGLMQVNFFGTVDSADQNNTFGLNAGDTVTGSTTYDGMLLTGIGDEFIGLGTDANGFGGSLTMNIGTTTFVESDDIDFFSGFGFPELQFLNGMLVGFEFLVHNKPAVGDEFDTLGTEWNTFSLNDTRVAGTWTNFSDPFAVLEPGTLSLLGIGCLGLLARRRKAA